In the genome of Fructilactobacillus hinvesii, the window TTTAGTTTTCTTTGACCTCGACAGTACCCTCTTTGATAAAAACTCCCAGGTAACAGATGAAGTGGCTGCTGCCATGGATAAAATTCGGGCCAAGGGCGGACTACCAGTCATTGCCACCGGTCGAACCCTCTACGAAATTCCAGAAACTTTAAAAAAGACCAAGATTGATACTGCAGTGACTTCTAACGGGGATCACGGTATTTACCAAGGTAAAGAACTTTTTGAACGTCGGATTGATCCGCACACCATTGATGAGTTAGATGACTTTGCCAAACAAAATGGTAATTCAATTACCGTTTTAGACCAAAAAGGCAAGGGAGCTTCGCGCCACGATGAACTATTGAAAAAAGCCTGTGCCTTCGTGCACGCTCCACTTCCCAAGCTAGTTGATCGCGACTACTGGTACGAACGGCCGATTGACATGATGTTTGTCACCACTACTGATTTAGACGACGTCTACGAAGAAAAATTTGGCGACCGCTTAAGTTTTTACCGAAACTCTCCCTTCAGTATTGACGTTGTAGATCACGGGGCTTCTAAAGCCAGCGGAATTAAACAACTCATGGAAATGACTGGTTTGACCGGAATTCCGACCTACGCCTTTGGAGACGGAAATAACGACATTCCAATGCTCGATTTCGTTGATCATCCGGTCGTGATGGAAAATGGTCGCGAACGTGTAAAAGATCATGCAGAATTTGTAACTACGACCAACACTAACCACGGAATTGTCAATGGTTTACGGCATTTTGATTTAATTTAACCATTGGATATGGTACAATTGCAATTGTATCTATCGGGGTCGTTATGGATTCGACGGGTATGGTTCGTGCTCGAACTGCATTCCGCACGACGATGCGTTAAATCGTTCAGTTTAAATTATAACTGCAAAAAATAATACAAACTCTTACGCCTTAGCTGCCTAAACACCAGCTGACGTAGATCCAGCTAACTTCGTCCATGGGTTAGTTCTGGGTCCTAAATTTAATGGACTAACGCTTCTTTGTCTCCACCTGGGGCAAGAAGAAGAGACTAATCAGGTTAGCTTTTCATATTAGCCTTGGTTAATGGCGTGATGAAAAGCGAAGTTTAAATAATCAACCTATGAATGTAGACGTTCGAGTGGCGGCATATTCGGACGCGGGTTCAAATCCCGCCGACTCCATTAAAACCTGGCAGATTAAATTCTGGCAGGCTTTTTTATTTTTAAAATTAGGAGAATTATCTATGGAAATCAACAAAGGAAATTCAAATAAAGAAACATTTTTGAAAAAATCATTAAAAATTTTAAAGAAAACCTACTTAGTTGGATGGTTATTATTTATAGTAATTTTCTCTTTTTCTCTGTTTGGTTATATTACTGCAAATGGAGCTTATGATAAATATAAAAATCTCACTTCTTCCGAATTAGTAGGCCATCTAATGTCAGAAATAAGTACAATGGATTCTAGATTTTCAACAACTATAACCTGGTTATTCAGCATTATGACTGTCTTAATTGCATTTATAGGATTTTATTCATACCAACAATTAAAGATGTCTAAAGATCAAATAAAGCAAATTAGAAAAGAATTTGGAATTGAAGAAATTAATGGAAAGATACAAATGTTAAATAACGCTATTGAAAACGCAAGTTCATCCTTATTAAAGCAACAACAAGATTTCGAAATATCTTTAAAACAACAAAAGATTGATTACTATATAGTATCTTTAGAATTAGTAACATCGAATGTTGAAAATATTACTGAATCTACTAATAGTAATACGATTTATAATGATATATTAGGCGTATCTAGAGTGTTAAATAACATTAAGAATACAAGCAGTGAAATTAATAAAGATAAAATGCTTAATTCTTTAATTGCCTTTGGTAATGGTTTGTTCTTAATTGAACACAATAATAATATGAATAAAGATAAAAAAAATTATCAAAATTTTTTAAAAAAATTAAATGAAATTTCATCTTTATTTGGAGATATCCCTAAACAATCACAAAATACTAATAAAAATGATGAATATAACGAAGAATTAAAAAATATAAACGATATAATTAGTAAATTTCCAAATGAATAATAGTGGATATTAAATTAATGCATAAATTAAATATAAGTTATAAATTTATTGAAAATAATACTCTTTGTCAAATGGTACTGATGAGCAAATAATTTAATAAATGATTATATCACTAGGCGATGGAATCCTTAATGGATTCTGTTGCCTTGTAGTGCCCTATAAAAGTTGGACATGACATTATTCAGTTTTTAAGGATTTATTCCGATATTCAATCGGAGTAAGTCCTTTTTTGTTACCTGAAATTCTTTCCTTGTTAAACCATTTAACATATTCTTGGCAGACCTTCTTTAACGAAGTTAAAGAGGTCAATTTAATTCGATTTAAACATTCTCGTTTCAACAAGTTAAAAAAACTTTCAATTGGCGCATTATCAAGACAATTACCTTTCCTAGACATGCTTTGAGTTACGTGATTAGCTTTAATCCAGCTTTGATATGCTGGAATTTGATAATGGAATCCTTGATCTGAGTGAATTGTTACTTGCTTTAAGTCTTTTATTTTGCTCTTAGTTTCATTTAACATTCTTTCCACTAACTGAAACCTTTCATTATTATCTGCTACTAATGAAATGACTTCACTAGAAGCTTCATCAATA includes:
- a CDS encoding Cof-type HAD-IIB family hydrolase, with translation MYKYLVFFDLDSTLFDKNSQVTDEVAAAMDKIRAKGGLPVIATGRTLYEIPETLKKTKIDTAVTSNGDHGIYQGKELFERRIDPHTIDELDDFAKQNGNSITVLDQKGKGASRHDELLKKACAFVHAPLPKLVDRDYWYERPIDMMFVTTTDLDDVYEEKFGDRLSFYRNSPFSIDVVDHGASKASGIKQLMEMTGLTGIPTYAFGDGNNDIPMLDFVDHPVVMENGRERVKDHAEFVTTTNTNHGIVNGLRHFDLI